GGCGGCGAAGGCGCGAAACGGCGTCGCGCCGTATGTCAGCACGGCCGCGAGTTTCCTGATGTGGCGCAGCCGCGATTCCACCTTGCCGTCGACCAACTCGAAGGAGACGCCAGGAAGCCAGACGCGGTCAAAATAACCCTTCAGGATCGCCGGAAAACCGAAATTCCAGATCGGCGTCACCAGCACCAGCGCTTCGGCCTGCTTCAGCCGCTCGACATAGGATTTCACCAGCGCGGTATTGCCGGGATAATCGTGATAGGCGAGCCGGTCGTGGCGGGAGAGCACCGGATCGAAATTCTCGGCATAGAGATCGCACGCATCCACCTCGTGACCGGCCTCTCGCAGGCTTTCCAGCGTCTGTTTGTAGAGCGCCTTGCCGTAGCTTTCCTCGACCGGATGCGAATGAAGCACGAGAACTCTCATTAGGCCTCCATGACGCTCGCAAGCCCGGGGAAGAGATAATTCTTGCCGGCATTGAAATCGAAATCGGGATTCTCCCAGGCGATCATCTTGCCGGGGTTCAATAGCCCTCTCGGGTCCGTTTCCTGCTTGAAGGCGAGCTGTACTTTGTCGGTGCGCTTCATGCCGCCTTCCTCTAGCGTATAGCGATGCGGATTGAAGATCGGGCAGCCGTGATCCTGGTGGATCTTGATGATCTCCTCGAGGCGCTCCTCCGTGGTATAGCGCACCAGCGGCAGGCCGGAGCATTGGATCTGCCCGTCGAACCTGATGAATTCGAGATGTCCAGGCACTTCGTCGCCGAAGATCTCGACCATCTTGGCAACCTTGGCGACGTGATCCGGGCCTGGATACTGAACCTGCAGATAGGTGAAGCCGGGATCGACCTTCAGCGCACGCAGCGTCGTGTGGTTCCAGGCAAGCTCATAGGCATGCGGAATACCTTTCATGCTTTCGACCGTGTCGGAGCGGAAGATGATCTCGCCCTTGTTGGCGGCGGCAAAGGCGAGGAAAGCGTCCATCGAATGCGGCGCGATCATCAGCACCACCACTGACTGGCCCTTGCTGATATAGGGCCTGTGGCGGGTGAAATAGTCGTGCGGGATCGGTGCCGCGATCGGCGCGATTTCCTTGACGAGGATGCCGTTGCATTTGGCCAGCGCATCCGAGAAGCGCACCGATGCCATGAAGTCGTCATAGCCGACAAGCACGTCGACCCAATCATAGGCAGGGGCGAGCGGCATTTCGATTTCGGTGATGATCCCGTTGGTGCCGTAGGCATGGCTGACCTTCTGCAGGTCCCAGCCAGTCAGGTCGAGCACGCGCGGCTCGGCCTCCATGGTGACGACGCGCAGACGCAGGATATTGCCGAGATCGCGCAGACCGCCCCAGGTGATCGACCCGACGCCGCCGGAGCCGCCGGCGATAAAGCCGCCGACCGTCGCCGTCTGCGCCGTCGACGGGTGGAAGCGCAGCTCCTGGCCGGAATGCGCTTTGGTCTGCTTGTCGAGCTGGGCAATGACGATGCCCGGTTCGCAGACAACCCGGCCGGGATGGATTTCCTTGATTTTGTCCATGGCGGCAAGGTTGAGCACAATGCCGCCGGAAAGTGGCATGGCCTGGCCGTAATTGCCGGTGCCGGCACCGCGCGGCGTTACCGGCACGCCGTGCGCGAAAGCGACCTTCAGCGCCCGGATGACCTCTTCTTCGTTTTTCGGCGTGACGACGAGATCGGCCGTGACATTGTCGAGCTGCGCCTTCAGGATCGGCGAATACCAGTAGAAATCGCGGCTTTTCTGACGCACCAGCGCCGGATTGTCCTCGACGGCGATGCCTTCGAGTTGCTTTTTGATCGTCTGATAATCCGGCATGTCAGGCTCCAACGACGCTGTCGAGTTCACGGTAGTCCGGCAGGCTGCGGTCGATCACCTTGCCGCGGCGAAGCACGACGCGGTCAGACTGCGGACGGGAAAGAAATTCGCTCCAGCGCCGGGCGCTGAAGAGCACGAGATCGGCCAAGGCGCCAGCGGCGATGCGCCCCTTGTCGGGCCGGCCGAGAATATCCGCAGGCGAGGTGGTGACGACGCGCGCGGCCGTGTCTAGCGGATGATCGAGATGCAGAATGCGCACCGCCTCGCGCAACACCTCGACCGGGTCGAGATCACCATACGCATAGAAGGGATCACGCGTATTGTCGGAGGCCACTGCCGTCGCAACGCCGGCCGCCGCCAGTTCCTTGAACAGGGTGACGCCGCGCCAGCGAGGCGTCCGGCCGGGGTAGCGGTCCTGCAGATAGAGGTTGCACATCGGCAGCGAGACGATGGAAAGGCCGGCTTTTGCGACGAGCTCGACCGTGCGTTTTGCCGTCTCCTCGTCCTGCCTGGCGAGCGAGCAGCAATGGCCTGATGTCACCTTGCCGTCGAACCGATTGCGCAGCACGGCTTGTGCGATCGCCTTCAGCGTCTCGGCGGCAGGATCGTCGCTCTCGTCGACATGAAGATCGACGTCGAGGCCGTTATCGGCGGCAGCCCTGAAAAGCACATCGAGTTGGCTGTCGAGATCGGCGGTCATCCGGGTGACGCCGCCGATCAGCCCGCCTTTTTCGCGGACGACGGTGACCAGGTCGGCGAAATAGGTCGCGTCCACCATATTTTCCAGCGGGAAGAGCGCCACCGCCTGCAGCGTAATCCTGTCTTTCCAGGCCTCGCGCATCTCGGCAAAAACCTCGAAGGAAATACGGTGCTGCGGCGCCAGCGAATCGAGATGCGTGCGGATCAGGCTGGTGCCGTGCGCATAGGCCGAACGCAGCGAGAATTCCATGCGCTTGCTGACATCAGCCGCCGACCAGTGCGCCTCCCGGTCCGTCCGCACCGCGTCCAGGGCGCCGATGAAGGTGCCGTCGGGATTGGCGTTGCGCGGCCAGATATGCCCCTTGTCGAGATGGGTGTGCATGTCGGTGAAGCAGGGCCAGACCATGCCGTCCTTCAGATCGGATCGTGGTAATTCCACC
This Rhizobium sp. NZLR1 DNA region includes the following protein-coding sequences:
- a CDS encoding FAD-binding oxidoreductase; its protein translation is MPDYQTIKKQLEGIAVEDNPALVRQKSRDFYWYSPILKAQLDNVTADLVVTPKNEEEVIRALKVAFAHGVPVTPRGAGTGNYGQAMPLSGGIVLNLAAMDKIKEIHPGRVVCEPGIVIAQLDKQTKAHSGQELRFHPSTAQTATVGGFIAGGSGGVGSITWGGLRDLGNILRLRVVTMEAEPRVLDLTGWDLQKVSHAYGTNGIITEIEMPLAPAYDWVDVLVGYDDFMASVRFSDALAKCNGILVKEIAPIAAPIPHDYFTRHRPYISKGQSVVVLMIAPHSMDAFLAFAAANKGEIIFRSDTVESMKGIPHAYELAWNHTTLRALKVDPGFTYLQVQYPGPDHVAKVAKMVEIFGDEVPGHLEFIRFDGQIQCSGLPLVRYTTEERLEEIIKIHQDHGCPIFNPHRYTLEEGGMKRTDKVQLAFKQETDPRGLLNPGKMIAWENPDFDFNAGKNYLFPGLASVMEA
- a CDS encoding cytosine deaminase, whose protein sequence is MTYSFLSPPNAGRFVLSNATLPAVAVEGFDAPAIDGLVKADIVIADGVISALLPAGAAPVELPRSDLKDGMVWPCFTDMHTHLDKGHIWPRNANPDGTFIGALDAVRTDREAHWSAADVSKRMEFSLRSAYAHGTSLIRTHLDSLAPQHRISFEVFAEMREAWKDRITLQAVALFPLENMVDATYFADLVTVVREKGGLIGGVTRMTADLDSQLDVLFRAAADNGLDVDLHVDESDDPAAETLKAIAQAVLRNRFDGKVTSGHCCSLARQDEETAKRTVELVAKAGLSIVSLPMCNLYLQDRYPGRTPRWRGVTLFKELAAAGVATAVASDNTRDPFYAYGDLDPVEVLREAVRILHLDHPLDTAARVVTTSPADILGRPDKGRIAAGALADLVLFSARRWSEFLSRPQSDRVVLRRGKVIDRSLPDYRELDSVVGA
- a CDS encoding NAD(P)H-dependent oxidoreductase; its protein translation is MRVLVLHSHPVEESYGKALYKQTLESLREAGHEVDACDLYAENFDPVLSRHDRLAYHDYPGNTALVKSYVERLKQAEALVLVTPIWNFGFPAILKGYFDRVWLPGVSFELVDGKVESRLRHIRKLAAVLTYGATPFRAFAAGNPPKKIVKRVLRAQINPLRPVTFLAHYDMNNCTPETRARFLEKVKMAMERF